One segment of Bacteroides caecimuris DNA contains the following:
- the rplV gene encoding 50S ribosomal protein L22 produces MGARKKISAEKRKEALKTMYFAKLQNVPTSPRKMRLVADMIRGMEVNRALGVLKFSSKEAAARVEKLLRSAIANWEQKNERKAESGELFVTQIFVDGGATLKRMRPAPQGRGYRIRKRSNHVTLFVGAKSNNEDQN; encoded by the coding sequence ATGGGAGCAAGAAAAAAAATATCGGCTGAAAAAAGAAAAGAAGCCCTTAAGACCATGTATTTTGCAAAATTGCAAAATGTTCCTACTTCTCCACGTAAGATGCGTCTGGTTGCAGACATGATCCGTGGTATGGAAGTGAACAGAGCACTTGGTGTTTTGAAATTTTCTTCAAAAGAAGCTGCTGCAAGAGTGGAAAAATTGCTTCGCTCTGCAATTGCTAACTGGGAACAGAAAAACGAACGTAAAGCAGAAAGCGGTGAGTTGTTCGTAACACAGATTTTTGTTGATGGTGGAGCTACACTCAAAAGAATGAGACCGGCACCACAGGGTAGAGGTTATAGAATTCGCAAACGTTCAAATCACGTAACATTGTTCGTTGGTGCTAAAAGTAATAACGAAGATCAAAATTAA
- the rplP gene encoding 50S ribosomal protein L16 produces MLQPKKTKFRRQQKGRQKGNAQRGNQLAFGSFGIKALETKWITGRQIEAARIAVTRYMQRQGQIWIRIFPDKPITRKPADVRMGKGKGAPEGFVAPVTPGRIIIEAEGVSYEIAKEALRLAAQKLPITTKFVVRRDYDIQNQNA; encoded by the coding sequence ATGTTACAACCGAAAAAGACAAAATTCAGAAGACAACAAAAAGGACGTCAGAAAGGTAATGCCCAGAGAGGTAACCAGCTGGCCTTTGGTTCTTTTGGCATAAAGGCTTTGGAGACTAAGTGGATTACAGGCCGTCAGATCGAAGCTGCTCGTATTGCAGTAACAAGATATATGCAACGTCAAGGACAGATCTGGATCCGTATATTCCCGGATAAACCGATCACTAGAAAACCTGCCGATGTACGTATGGGTAAAGGTAAAGGTGCTCCAGAGGGATTTGTGGCTCCTGTAACTCCAGGTAGAATCATTATTGAAGCTGAAGGAGTATCTTACGAAATCGCGAAAGAAGCATTGCGCTTAGCTGCTCAAAAGCTTCCTATTACAACGAAGTTTGTCGTAAGACGTGATTATGATATTCAAAATCAAAATGCGTAA
- the rpsL gene encoding 30S ribosomal protein S12: MPTIQQLVRKGREVLVEKSKSPALDSCPQRRGVCVRVYTTTPKKPNSAMRKVARVRLTNQKEVNSYIPGEGHNLQEHSIVLVRGGRVKDLPGVRYHIVRGTLDTAGVAGRTQRRSKYGAKRPKPGQAAAPAKGKKK; encoded by the coding sequence ATGCCTACAATTCAGCAATTAGTAAGAAAAGGACGCGAAGTGCTGGTGGAGAAAAGTAAATCTCCAGCCTTGGATTCATGTCCTCAAAGACGTGGCGTTTGCGTGAGAGTATACACTACTACTCCGAAGAAGCCGAACTCTGCAATGCGTAAAGTAGCTCGTGTACGTTTGACTAACCAAAAAGAGGTGAACTCATACATTCCGGGAGAAGGACACAACTTGCAGGAACACTCAATCGTTTTGGTACGTGGTGGTCGTGTAAAAGACCTTCCAGGTGTGCGTTATCACATTGTACGTGGTACACTTGATACAGCAGGTGTTGCTGGTCGTACTCAAAGACGTTCTAAGTATGGTGCTAAGCGTCCGAAACCGGGACAAGCTGCTGCTCCTGCTAAAGGCAAGAAAAAATAA
- the rpsG gene encoding 30S ribosomal protein S7 yields the protein MRKAKPKKRLILPDPVFNDQKVSKFVNHLMYDGKKNTSYEIFYAALETVKAKLPNEEKSALEIWKKALDNVTPQVEVKSRRVGGATFQVPTEIRPDRKESISMKNLILFARKRGGKSMADKLAAEIMDAFNEQGGAYKRKEDMHRMAEANRAFAHFRF from the coding sequence ATGAGAAAAGCAAAACCAAAAAAACGCCTGATTCTTCCGGATCCCGTGTTTAATGACCAAAAGGTTTCCAAGTTCGTGAACCACTTGATGTATGATGGAAAGAAAAATACATCTTATGAAATCTTTTATGCCGCTTTGGAAACAGTGAAAGCAAAACTTCCTAACGAAGAAAAATCAGCTCTCGAAATCTGGAAAAAGGCTTTGGATAATGTAACTCCGCAAGTGGAAGTAAAGTCTCGCCGTGTAGGTGGTGCTACTTTCCAAGTTCCTACTGAAATCCGTCCGGATCGTAAAGAATCAATCTCTATGAAGAATTTGATTCTGTTTGCTCGCAAAAGAGGTGGTAAATCAATGGCTGACAAGTTGGCTGCTGAAATTATGGATGCCTTCAATGAACAAGGCGGTGCATACAAGCGTAAAGAAGATATGCACAGAATGGCAGAAGCTAACCGTGCATTTGCTCATTTTAGATTCTAA
- the rpsJ gene encoding 30S ribosomal protein S10 — MSQKIRIKLKSYDHNLVDKSAEKIVRTVKATGAIVSGPIPLPTHKRIFTVNRSTFVNKKSREQFELSSYKRLIDIYSSTAKTVDALMKLELPSGVEVEIKV, encoded by the coding sequence ATGAGTCAGAAAATTAGAATTAAATTGAAATCTTACGACCACAACTTGGTTGATAAATCAGCTGAGAAAATTGTAAGAACTGTAAAAGCTACAGGTGCTATCGTTAGCGGTCCAATACCTCTGCCTACGCACAAGCGTATCTTTACTGTGAACCGTTCGACTTTCGTAAACAAAAAGTCTCGTGAGCAATTTGAACTCTCTTCTTATAAGAGATTGATCGACATCTATAGCTCAACAGCTAAAACAGTAGATGCTTTGATGAAGTTGGAATTGCCAAGTGGTGTGGAAGTAGAAATTAAAGTTTGA
- a CDS encoding DUF3467 domain-containing protein, with translation MEEQNNNGQLQIELREEVAQGTYANLAIITHSSSEFILDFVRVMPGIPKAGVQSRIIVAPEHAKRLLRALEDNIAKYERIFGPIRTSDESPIPPLTGVKGEA, from the coding sequence ATGGAAGAACAAAATAACAACGGACAGTTACAGATTGAATTGAGAGAAGAGGTCGCACAGGGAACTTATGCAAATCTTGCTATTATTACTCATTCGAGTTCTGAATTTATCCTTGACTTCGTGCGCGTAATGCCAGGCATACCAAAGGCGGGTGTGCAATCTCGCATTATTGTGGCTCCAGAACACGCAAAACGCCTGTTGCGGGCATTAGAAGATAATATAGCAAAGTATGAACGCATATTCGGCCCGATTCGTACTTCGGATGAATCTCCTATTCCTCCTTTGACAGGTGTAAAAGGCGAAGCGTGA
- the rplD gene encoding 50S ribosomal protein L4, producing the protein MEVNVYNIKGEDTGRKVTLNESIFGIEPNDHAIYLDVKQFMANQRQGTHKSKERSEISGSTRKIGRQKGGGGARRGDMNSPVLVGGARVFGPKPRDYFFKLNKKVKTLARKSALSYKAQNDAIIVVEDFTFEAPKTKDFVAMTKNLKVSDKKLLVILPEANKNVYLSARNIEGANVQTISGLNTYRVLNAGVVVLTENSLKAIDNILI; encoded by the coding sequence ATGGAAGTTAACGTATATAACATTAAAGGTGAAGACACTGGGAGAAAGGTTACGTTAAACGAATCTATCTTCGGAATTGAGCCCAACGACCACGCTATCTATTTGGACGTAAAGCAATTTATGGCTAATCAGCGTCAGGGTACTCATAAGTCAAAAGAAAGAAGTGAAATCAGTGGTTCAACTCGTAAGATCGGTCGTCAGAAAGGTGGCGGTGGGGCACGTCGTGGTGATATGAACTCACCTGTACTTGTAGGTGGTGCTCGCGTTTTCGGTCCGAAACCAAGAGACTACTTCTTCAAATTGAATAAAAAAGTTAAGACATTGGCTCGTAAGTCAGCTTTGTCTTATAAAGCTCAAAACGATGCAATCATTGTCGTTGAGGATTTCACATTTGAAGCTCCTAAGACAAAAGATTTCGTTGCAATGACAAAAAATCTTAAAGTTTCCGATAAAAAGCTACTTGTAATTTTACCGGAAGCAAATAAAAACGTATATTTGTCAGCTCGTAACATCGAGGGTGCTAATGTACAGACTATCTCAGGATTAAATACTTACAGAGTATTGAATGCTGGGGTTGTTGTGCTTACAGAAAACTCTCTGAAGGCTATTGACAATATCTTAATTTAA
- the rplW gene encoding 50S ribosomal protein L23, with protein sequence MGIIIKPLVTEKMTAITDKLNRFGFVVRPEANKLEIKKEIEALYNVTVVDVNTVKYAGKNKSRYTKAGIINGRTNAYKKAIVTLKEGDTIDFYSNI encoded by the coding sequence ATGGGAATTATTATTAAACCGTTGGTAACAGAGAAAATGACTGCAATCACAGATAAGCTGAATCGTTTCGGCTTTGTTGTACGTCCTGAAGCTAACAAACTGGAAATTAAGAAGGAAATTGAAGCTCTTTATAATGTTACTGTAGTTGATGTGAATACTGTGAAGTATGCTGGCAAGAATAAGAGCCGTTATACTAAGGCAGGTATCATCAATGGTCGTACGAACGCTTATAAAAAAGCAATCGTGACATTGAAAGAAGGAGATACTATTGATTTTTATAGCAATATTTAA
- the rplC gene encoding 50S ribosomal protein L3 — protein sequence MPGLLGKKIGMTSVFSADGKNVPCTVIEAGPCVVTQVKTVEKDGYAAVQLGFQDKKEKHTTKPLMGHFKKAGVTPKRHLAEFKEFETELNLGDTVTVEMFNDANFVDVVGTSKGKGFQGVVKRHGFGGVGQSTHGQHNRARKPGSIGACSYPAKVFKGMRMGGQLGGDRVTVQNLQVLKVIADHNLLLIKGSIPGCKGSIVLIEK from the coding sequence ATGCCAGGATTATTAGGGAAAAAAATCGGAATGACATCCGTTTTCAGTGCCGATGGTAAAAATGTACCATGCACTGTTATCGAAGCAGGTCCTTGTGTTGTTACTCAAGTTAAAACTGTAGAAAAAGATGGCTATGCAGCTGTTCAGTTGGGTTTCCAGGACAAAAAGGAAAAACATACAACTAAGCCGTTGATGGGACATTTTAAAAAAGCAGGAGTAACACCGAAGAGACACTTGGCTGAGTTCAAAGAATTTGAAACAGAATTGAATCTGGGTGATACCGTTACTGTAGAAATGTTTAACGATGCTAACTTTGTTGACGTTGTTGGTACTTCTAAGGGTAAGGGTTTTCAAGGTGTAGTAAAAAGACATGGTTTTGGTGGTGTGGGTCAGTCTACTCACGGTCAACATAACCGCGCTCGTAAACCGGGTTCTATTGGTGCTTGTTCTTACCCTGCAAAAGTATTCAAAGGAATGCGCATGGGTGGACAACTTGGTGGTGACAGAGTTACTGTTCAAAACTTGCAGGTATTAAAAGTAATCGCGGATCATAACCTTCTTTTGATTAAAGGTTCTATCCCGGGTTGCAAAGGTTCAATCGTTTTAATTGAGAAATAA
- the rpsC gene encoding 30S ribosomal protein S3, with the protein MGQKVNPISNRLGIIRGWDSNWYGGNDYGDSLLEDSKIRKYLNARLAKASVSRIVIERTLKLVTITVCTARPGIIIGKGGQEVDKLKEELKKVTDKDIQINIFEVKRPELDAVIVANNIARQVEGKIAYRRAIKMAIANTMRMGAEGIKIQISGRLNGAEMARSEMYKEGRTPLHTFRADIDYCHAEALTKVGLLGIKVWICRDEVFGKKELAPNFTQSKESGRGNNSGNNGGKNFKRKKNNR; encoded by the coding sequence ATGGGACAGAAAGTTAATCCAATAAGCAACCGTTTAGGAATTATCAGAGGATGGGATTCTAACTGGTATGGTGGAAATGATTACGGTGATTCTTTGCTGGAAGATAGCAAAATCCGTAAATATCTTAATGCGAGACTTGCAAAGGCAAGTGTATCAAGAATCGTAATTGAACGTACGCTGAAGCTCGTTACTATTACTGTTTGCACTGCTCGCCCGGGTATTATTATCGGTAAAGGTGGCCAAGAAGTTGATAAGTTAAAAGAGGAGTTGAAGAAGGTTACCGACAAAGATATTCAAATCAATATCTTTGAAGTGAAGAGACCGGAACTGGATGCTGTGATTGTTGCTAATAACATCGCTCGCCAGGTTGAAGGTAAAATTGCCTATCGCCGTGCCATCAAGATGGCTATCGCAAACACAATGCGTATGGGTGCTGAAGGTATCAAAATTCAGATTTCAGGACGTTTGAATGGAGCTGAAATGGCTCGTTCTGAAATGTATAAAGAAGGAAGAACTCCGTTACACACTTTCAGAGCTGATATCGACTACTGTCATGCAGAAGCATTGACTAAGGTAGGTCTTCTTGGTATCAAAGTTTGGATTTGTAGAGATGAAGTGTTTGGTAAGAAAGAATTGGCTCCGAACTTTACACAAAGCAAAGAAAGTGGTCGTGGAAACAACAGTGGAAACAACGGCGGAAAGAACTTCAAAAGAAAGAAAAATAATCGCTAA
- the fusA gene encoding elongation factor G has product MAKHDLHLTRNIGIMAHIDAGKTTTSERILFYTGLTHKIGEVHDGAATMDWMEQEQERGITITSAATTTRWKYAGNTYKINLIDTPGHVDFTAEVERSLRILDGAVAAYCAVGGVEPQSETVWRQADKYNVPRIAYVNKMDRSGADFFEVVRQMKDVLGANPCPIVVPIGAEESFKGLVDLIKMKAIYWHDETMGADYTIEEIPANLIDEANEWRDKMLEKVAEFDDALMEKYFDDPSTITEEEVLRALRNATVQMAVVPMLCGSSFKNKGVQTLLDYVCAFLPSPLDTENVVGTNPNTGAEEDRKPSDDEKTSALAFKIATDPYVGRLTFFRVYSGKIEAGSYIYNSRSGKKERVSRLFQMHSNKQNPVEVISAGDIGAGVGFKDIHTGDTLCDENAPIVLESMDFPEPVIGIAVEPKTQKDMDKLSNGLAKLAEEDPTFTVKTDEQTGQTVISGMGELHLDIIIDRLKREFKVECNQGKPQVNYKEAITKTVDLREVYKKQSGGRGKFADIIVKIGPVDEDFKEGGLQFIDEVKGGNIPKEFIPAVQKGFTNAMKNGVLAGYPLDSLKVTLVDGSFHPVDSDQLSFEICAMQAYKNACAKAGPVLMEPIMKLEVVTPEENMGDVIGDLNKRRGQVEGMESSRSGARIVKAMVPLAEMFGYVTALRTITSGRATSSMTYSHHAQLSSSIAKAVLEEVKGRADLL; this is encoded by the coding sequence ATGGCTAAACATGATTTACATTTAACTCGTAATATCGGTATCATGGCTCACATTGATGCCGGAAAAACAACTACTTCTGAACGTATCCTGTTCTACACTGGATTGACTCACAAAATTGGTGAAGTTCATGATGGTGCTGCTACTATGGACTGGATGGAGCAGGAACAAGAACGTGGTATCACTATTACATCTGCTGCTACAACAACACGGTGGAAATATGCTGGTAATACCTATAAAATTAACTTGATTGATACTCCGGGACACGTTGACTTTACCGCAGAGGTAGAACGTTCATTGCGTATCCTTGATGGAGCTGTTGCTGCTTACTGTGCTGTTGGTGGTGTTGAACCTCAATCTGAAACAGTATGGCGTCAGGCTGATAAATATAACGTTCCTCGTATTGCTTATGTTAATAAGATGGACCGTTCTGGTGCTGACTTCTTTGAAGTAGTTCGCCAGATGAAGGATGTACTTGGAGCTAATCCATGTCCTATTGTTGTTCCTATTGGTGCTGAAGAGTCCTTCAAAGGTCTTGTTGACCTTATCAAAATGAAAGCTATCTATTGGCATGATGAAACAATGGGAGCTGATTATACAATAGAGGAAATCCCTGCTAATCTTATTGACGAAGCCAATGAGTGGAGAGATAAGATGCTTGAGAAAGTTGCTGAATTTGATGATGCTTTGATGGAGAAATATTTCGATGATCCTTCTACTATTACTGAAGAAGAAGTATTGAGAGCTCTTCGTAATGCAACAGTTCAGATGGCTGTAGTTCCTATGCTTTGTGGATCTTCTTTCAAGAACAAAGGCGTTCAGACATTGCTTGATTATGTTTGTGCTTTCCTGCCTTCTCCGCTTGATACAGAGAATGTGGTAGGTACAAATCCTAATACAGGTGCTGAAGAAGATCGTAAGCCGAGTGATGATGAAAAAACTTCAGCTTTAGCGTTTAAGATCGCAACTGACCCGTATGTAGGTCGTTTGACTTTCTTCCGTGTTTATTCAGGTAAGATTGAGGCTGGATCTTATATCTACAACTCTCGCTCTGGTAAGAAAGAACGTGTTTCTCGTCTATTCCAAATGCACTCTAATAAACAAAATCCGGTTGAAGTAATTAGTGCTGGTGATATTGGTGCAGGTGTAGGTTTTAAAGATATTCACACTGGTGATACTTTGTGTGACGAAAACGCTCCGATCGTACTTGAATCTATGGACTTCCCGGAACCAGTTATTGGTATCGCAGTAGAACCTAAGACTCAGAAGGATATGGATAAACTGTCTAACGGTTTGGCTAAATTGGCTGAAGAAGATCCGACGTTTACAGTGAAAACTGATGAACAAACAGGTCAGACTGTGATTTCCGGTATGGGTGAGTTGCACTTGGATATTATTATCGACCGTCTGAAACGTGAGTTTAAAGTAGAATGTAATCAAGGTAAACCTCAGGTTAATTATAAGGAAGCTATTACTAAGACTGTTGATCTTCGTGAAGTGTATAAAAAACAGTCTGGTGGTCGTGGTAAGTTTGCTGATATCATTGTTAAGATTGGTCCAGTTGACGAAGACTTCAAAGAAGGAGGTTTGCAGTTTATAGATGAAGTGAAGGGTGGTAATATTCCTAAGGAATTTATTCCAGCAGTTCAGAAAGGCTTTACAAACGCTATGAAGAATGGAGTCTTGGCAGGCTATCCGCTGGATTCACTGAAAGTGACTTTGGTTGATGGTTCGTTCCATCCGGTTGACTCTGACCAGTTGTCATTTGAAATCTGTGCAATGCAGGCTTATAAAAATGCATGTGCTAAAGCGGGGCCTGTTTTGATGGAGCCTATCATGAAGCTGGAAGTTGTAACTCCGGAAGAAAATATGGGTGATGTTATTGGTGACTTGAACAAACGTCGTGGACAAGTTGAAGGTATGGAATCCAGTCGTTCTGGTGCTCGTATTGTAAAAGCAATGGTTCCGCTGGCAGAAATGTTTGGCTACGTAACAGCTTTACGTACTATTACTTCTGGTCGTGCAACTTCATCAATGACATACTCTCACCATGCTCAGCTTTCTTCTTCTATTGCTAAGGCTGTATTGGAAGAAGTAAAAGGACGTGCTGATTTACTCTAA
- the rpsS gene encoding 30S ribosomal protein S19 gives MSRSLKKGPYINVKLEKRILAMNESGKKVVVKTWARASMISPDFVGHTVAVHNGNKFIPVYVTENMVGHKLGEFAPTRTFRGHAGNKKK, from the coding sequence ATGAGTCGTTCATTAAAAAAAGGTCCATATATTAACGTAAAGCTTGAAAAGAGAATTCTTGCCATGAATGAATCGGGTAAGAAAGTCGTAGTAAAGACTTGGGCCAGAGCTTCAATGATTTCGCCTGATTTTGTAGGTCATACAGTTGCAGTTCACAATGGAAATAAATTTATTCCTGTTTATGTTACCGAGAATATGGTAGGACACAAGTTGGGCGAATTTGCTCCAACTCGTACATTCAGAGGACACGCTGGTAACAAGAAAAAATAA
- the rplB gene encoding 50S ribosomal protein L2: MAVRKFKPTTPGQRHKIIGTFEEITASVPEKSLVYGKKSSGGRNNEGKMTMRYIGGGHRKVIRIVDFKRNKDGVPAVVKTIEYDPNRSARIALLFYADGEKRYIIAPNGLQVGATLMSGETAVPEIGNALPLQNIPVGTVIHNIELRPGQGAALVRSAGNFAQLTSREGKYCVIKLPSGEVRQILSTCKATIGSVGNSDHGLESSGKAGRSRWQGRRPRNRGVVMNPVDHPMGGGEGRASGGHPRSRKGLYAKGLKTRAPKKQSSKYIIERRKK; this comes from the coding sequence ATGGCAGTACGTAAATTTAAGCCCACAACACCGGGGCAAAGACATAAAATTATTGGTACTTTCGAAGAAATTACTGCATCAGTACCAGAAAAGTCTCTTGTATATGGTAAGAAATCATCTGGTGGTCGTAACAACGAAGGTAAGATGACTATGCGTTACATTGGTGGCGGTCATAGAAAGGTGATTAGAATTGTTGATTTCAAGAGAAATAAGGACGGTGTTCCAGCAGTAGTTAAAACAATTGAATACGACCCGAATCGTTCGGCTCGTATCGCTTTGTTATTTTACGCTGATGGAGAAAAAAGATATATTATTGCTCCCAATGGATTGCAAGTTGGTGCGACTCTGATGTCAGGTGAAACAGCAGTGCCGGAGATTGGTAATGCTCTTCCTCTTCAGAACATTCCGGTGGGTACTGTAATTCACAATATCGAATTACGTCCGGGACAGGGCGCTGCTCTGGTTCGTTCAGCTGGTAACTTTGCTCAGTTGACTTCTCGTGAGGGTAAGTATTGTGTAATTAAGTTGCCTTCAGGTGAAGTTAGACAGATTCTTAGCACTTGTAAAGCTACTATCGGTAGTGTAGGTAACTCTGATCATGGATTGGAAAGTTCAGGTAAGGCTGGACGTTCTCGTTGGCAAGGACGTCGTCCTCGTAACCGTGGTGTTGTAATGAACCCGGTTGATCACCCGATGGGTGGTGGTGAAGGACGTGCTTCTGGAGGTCACCCAAGATCACGTAAGGGATTGTACGCTAAGGGACTTAAGACTAGAGCTCCTAAGAAACAATCGTCTAAGTACATTATTGAGAGAAGAAAAAAGTAA